From Deinococcus aquaticus, one genomic window encodes:
- a CDS encoding ABC transporter permease codes for MRNALLIAELSLREAVRKRLVSVLLLLTALFLGFYLYGIVRLEGTLDQRSLDAGLDGRSLNGASNLPVIYSAMFGMYLVYFLGSLMAVLSTVGAVSGDIENGVMQSVIARPISRAQLVLGRWLGFSAVNLGYVALLSAGLLGGVYAITGYLPPAPLAATGLILLSTLLLTALTVLGSTLFTTLANGIGVFVLYGVGFTGGILGSIGTFADTPTLTTLGRTANALMPTNALWLGASYHLQPAVALQISEASRGANPFFANAPIAAGLVVWAVVLAVLAVLGGMYRFSRRDL; via the coding sequence GTGCGTAACGCCCTGCTGATCGCGGAACTCTCGTTGCGCGAGGCGGTCCGTAAACGCCTCGTGAGCGTGTTGCTGCTGCTGACCGCCCTGTTCCTGGGCTTCTACCTGTACGGCATCGTGCGGCTGGAAGGCACCCTGGACCAGCGGTCCCTGGACGCCGGACTGGACGGCCGCAGCCTGAACGGCGCGTCGAACCTGCCCGTCATCTACTCGGCCATGTTCGGCATGTACCTCGTGTACTTCCTGGGGTCCCTGATGGCCGTGCTGTCCACGGTGGGCGCCGTCAGCGGCGACATCGAGAACGGCGTCATGCAGAGCGTCATCGCCCGGCCCATCAGCCGCGCGCAACTGGTGCTGGGCCGCTGGCTGGGCTTCAGCGCCGTGAACCTCGGCTACGTGGCCCTGCTGAGCGCCGGCCTGCTCGGCGGCGTGTACGCCATCACCGGCTACCTGCCGCCCGCCCCGCTGGCCGCGACCGGCCTGATCCTGCTGTCCACGCTGCTGCTGACCGCCCTGACCGTGCTGGGCAGCACGCTGTTCACCACGCTCGCCAACGGCATCGGCGTGTTCGTGCTGTACGGCGTGGGCTTCACGGGCGGCATCCTGGGGTCCATCGGCACGTTCGCCGACACGCCCACCCTGACCACCCTGGGCCGCACCGCGAACGCCCTGATGCCCACCAACGCCCTGTGGCTGGGCGCCAGTTACCACCTGCAACCCGCCGTGGCCCTTCAGATCAGCGAGGCCTCACGCGGCGCGAACCCCTTCTTCGCCAACGCCCCCATCGCCGCCGGTCTGGTCGTCTGGGCTGTCGTCCTGGCCGTCCTGGCCGTCCTGGGAGGCATGTACCGCTTCAGCCGACGCGACCTGTAA
- a CDS encoding sensor domain-containing diguanylate cyclase, with translation MSAPLTPGLPGLPEALPPELLAQWHSVASDQERAHALVTIARFTRDSSMRGAQQLGEAALDLAMQAGAPEEAVLALVGLGFVAAHLNQPDRSQESVARATELIHEHGLSHLRSSVVNVRALTQMLIGDMNSARQDLQEALSTAQQEGHPGDIGNALVNLGWLANSAGDPGEALHQLNLLEEHIHTLSDADIIHDLNNYLHENRAAAYVLLARRARDRGRPEAAEQAARQGLMVLRAATTSLRTHPSLTAEVLCHAHESALHLLLGNLSGAQQAAERAAAMSSDLDQQLYIEVPMCLAELHEAQGDPAAALADYQQALTLVRSQKRHRDTQVILRAVAALHERAGQYPQALQVTRDALQDTQEALERVNTAAQRHLSLAHDLQQARQDASSWQDRLRHAETQARQDPLTGLLNRRGLEEGLLALTGNGADLLAALFLDIDHFKRVNDRHSHAGGDQALQGVAGLLRAQLTRWPQALLARYGGEEFVLITPVGTHAQAHALAEACRRAVAGHDWAALLPGTNLTASVGYAVEPGERLPEALTQADEHLYRAKRAGRNRVYPPSD, from the coding sequence ATGTCCGCCCCACTCACTCCTGGCCTGCCGGGACTGCCCGAGGCTCTCCCGCCGGAGTTGCTCGCGCAGTGGCACTCGGTGGCCAGCGACCAGGAGCGGGCGCACGCGCTGGTGACCATTGCCCGCTTCACGCGGGACTCGTCCATGCGCGGCGCGCAGCAGCTGGGCGAGGCGGCCCTGGACCTCGCCATGCAGGCCGGCGCGCCCGAGGAAGCAGTCCTGGCACTGGTCGGGCTGGGGTTCGTGGCGGCGCACCTGAACCAGCCGGACCGCTCGCAGGAGAGCGTGGCGCGCGCCACCGAACTGATTCACGAGCACGGCCTGAGTCACCTGCGGTCATCGGTGGTGAACGTGCGCGCCCTGACGCAGATGCTGATCGGCGACATGAACAGCGCCCGGCAGGATCTGCAGGAAGCCCTGAGCACTGCGCAGCAAGAAGGCCATCCGGGCGATATCGGGAACGCCCTCGTGAACCTGGGGTGGCTGGCGAACAGCGCGGGCGACCCCGGCGAGGCCCTGCACCAGCTGAACCTGCTCGAAGAGCACATTCATACCCTCAGCGACGCGGACATCATCCATGACCTGAACAACTACCTGCACGAGAACCGCGCGGCCGCGTACGTGCTGCTGGCCCGCCGCGCCCGCGACCGGGGCCGCCCGGAAGCGGCGGAGCAGGCGGCCCGCCAGGGCCTGATGGTGCTGCGCGCCGCCACGACGTCCCTGCGCACCCACCCCAGCCTGACCGCCGAGGTGCTGTGTCACGCGCACGAGAGCGCCCTGCACCTGCTGCTGGGCAACCTGAGCGGCGCGCAGCAGGCCGCCGAACGGGCCGCCGCCATGAGCAGTGACCTCGACCAGCAGCTGTACATCGAGGTGCCCATGTGCCTCGCGGAACTGCACGAGGCGCAGGGCGACCCGGCCGCCGCGCTGGCCGACTACCAGCAGGCGCTGACCCTGGTGCGCAGCCAGAAACGCCACCGGGACACGCAGGTGATCCTGCGGGCCGTGGCCGCCCTGCACGAACGCGCCGGGCAGTACCCGCAGGCCCTGCAGGTGACCCGCGACGCCCTGCAGGACACCCAGGAGGCCCTGGAACGCGTGAACACGGCCGCCCAGCGGCACCTGTCACTGGCCCACGACCTGCAACAGGCCCGCCAGGACGCCAGTTCCTGGCAGGACCGCCTGCGGCACGCCGAAACCCAGGCCCGCCAGGACCCACTGACCGGCCTGCTGAACCGCCGGGGCCTGGAAGAAGGCCTGCTGGCCCTGACCGGGAACGGCGCGGACCTGCTGGCCGCACTGTTCCTGGACATCGATCACTTCAAACGCGTGAACGACCGGCACTCTCACGCGGGCGGGGACCAGGCGCTTCAGGGCGTGGCCGGCCTGTTGCGCGCGCAGCTGACCCGCTGGCCGCAGGCGCTGCTGGCCCGCTACGGCGGCGAGGAGTTCGTGCTGATCACCCCGGTCGGCACGCACGCGCAGGCCCACGCGCTGGCCGAAGCGTGCCGCCGCGCCGTGGCCGGCCACGACTGGGCCGCGCTGCTGCCCGGCACGAACCTGACCGCCAGCGTCGGGTACGCCGTCGAACCCGGCGAACGCCTGCCCGAGGCGCTCACGCAGGCCGACGAGCACCTGTACCGCGCCAAACGCGCCGGCCGCAACCGCGTGTACCCACCCAGCGACTGA
- a CDS encoding VWA domain-containing protein yields MSGLGVIPPDLASQVSAFTARLRDRHDFLIGPGETADALRALGAVDVLERREVRGALRAVLSASPEQARLFDLEFNAFFRVEGAAQPKLPPLLPETKAPGTEQQTEAGQPPPPRPGQQPAPKPTRAPAPDDAPDPDEDAPDSQAPGQPLDGDDTAPPDDAAVPSLRARLSPNAAPGQAVQAGGDDLPELLRAASALVRSLQLGRARRLKPQPNRGPKLDARRTLRAAARTAGDATLLRWLGRPRRAPRFLLVIDGSRSMGADATLLLRFAQALHLRSRRVEVYAFSTGLTRLTPALRQAAPGVPLALPDLGEAWGGGTRIGENLLRLAREERARVNRDTLVLILSDGLDTGEPALVSRALRDLRAQAGQVVWLSPLAALPGYQPVQRAIMAALPFLDALLPVASVADLHALPRRLSTARR; encoded by the coding sequence GTGAGCGGGTTGGGGGTCATCCCGCCGGACCTGGCGTCGCAGGTGTCGGCGTTCACGGCGCGGCTGCGGGACCGGCACGACTTCCTGATCGGGCCGGGCGAGACGGCCGACGCGCTGCGGGCGCTGGGCGCGGTGGACGTGCTGGAGCGGCGCGAGGTGCGCGGGGCGCTGCGGGCGGTCCTGAGTGCCAGCCCCGAGCAGGCGCGGCTGTTCGACCTGGAATTCAACGCCTTCTTCCGGGTGGAGGGCGCGGCGCAGCCGAAACTGCCGCCGCTGCTGCCGGAAACGAAAGCGCCGGGCACCGAGCAGCAGACCGAGGCCGGACAGCCGCCCCCACCCCGGCCCGGCCAGCAACCCGCGCCGAAACCCACCCGCGCGCCCGCCCCGGACGACGCGCCGGACCCGGACGAGGACGCGCCGGACAGTCAGGCGCCGGGCCAGCCGCTGGACGGCGACGACACCGCCCCGCCGGACGACGCGGCCGTGCCCAGCCTGCGCGCCCGCCTGAGCCCGAACGCCGCGCCGGGACAGGCCGTGCAGGCGGGCGGCGACGACCTGCCGGAGCTGCTGCGGGCCGCGTCGGCGCTGGTGCGGTCGCTGCAACTGGGCCGAGCGCGCCGCCTGAAACCGCAACCCAACCGGGGGCCGAAACTGGACGCCCGCCGCACCCTGCGCGCCGCCGCCCGCACTGCCGGGGACGCCACGCTGCTGCGCTGGCTGGGCCGCCCGCGCCGCGCGCCGCGCTTCCTGCTGGTGATCGACGGGAGCCGCTCGATGGGTGCGGACGCCACGCTGCTACTGCGGTTCGCGCAGGCGCTGCATCTGCGCTCGCGGCGGGTGGAGGTCTACGCCTTCAGTACTGGCCTGACCCGCCTGACGCCCGCGCTGCGGCAGGCCGCCCCGGGCGTGCCCCTGGCCCTGCCGGACCTGGGGGAAGCCTGGGGCGGCGGCACCCGCATCGGCGAGAACCTGCTGCGGCTGGCGCGCGAGGAACGCGCCCGCGTGAACCGCGACACGCTGGTCCTGATCCTCAGTGACGGGCTGGATACCGGCGAGCCGGCGCTGGTCAGCCGGGCGCTGCGGGACCTGCGCGCCCAGGCGGGACAGGTGGTGTGGCTCTCGCCGCTGGCGGCCCTGCCGGGCTACCAGCCGGTGCAGCGGGCGATCATGGCGGCCCTGCCGTTCCTGGACGCGCTGCTGCCAGTGGCCAGCGTGGCCGACCTGCACGCCCTGCCGCGCCGCCTGAGCACCGCCCGCCGCTGA
- a CDS encoding ABC transporter ATP-binding protein — MLSRVNAIETQELRKEYRGRAVVESLTLTVPPGEVFGFLGPNGAGKSTTVKMLLGLVHPTGGRVQVLGGSPHDPAVRARLGFLPEQFRFQTWMTAEEFLRFHGRLAGLKAAELSARIPQVLETVGLGGRGGENLGGYSKGMLQRAGLAGAILARPALVFLDEPTSALDPIGRVEVREIIERLRGEGTAVFLNSHLLSEVEQVCDRVAFVKQGRVLRQGSMRELMGGVLPLDVRVDHLPPGLLETLAGLGELRHTDTNTPGRADVELWLDHEDAIPAVASAIHAAGARLYALNPRRPDLETMFLDLIEDTPDSSARTARLGQGAARA; from the coding sequence ATGCTGAGCCGCGTGAACGCCATAGAAACGCAGGAGCTGCGCAAGGAATACCGGGGCCGGGCCGTGGTGGAGAGCCTGACCCTGACCGTCCCACCGGGCGAGGTGTTCGGATTCCTCGGCCCGAACGGCGCGGGCAAGAGCACCACCGTGAAGATGCTCCTGGGTCTCGTGCACCCCACGGGCGGGCGCGTGCAGGTGCTGGGCGGCAGTCCGCACGATCCGGCCGTGCGGGCCCGCCTGGGCTTCCTGCCCGAGCAGTTCCGCTTTCAGACCTGGATGACCGCCGAGGAATTCCTGCGGTTTCACGGGCGGCTGGCGGGCCTGAAGGCCGCCGAACTGAGCGCCCGCATCCCGCAGGTGCTGGAGACCGTGGGCCTGGGCGGGCGCGGCGGCGAGAACCTGGGCGGCTACAGCAAGGGCATGTTGCAGCGCGCCGGGCTGGCCGGAGCGATCCTGGCCCGCCCGGCGCTGGTGTTCCTGGATGAACCGACCAGCGCCCTGGACCCCATCGGGCGGGTCGAGGTGCGCGAGATCATTGAGCGGCTGCGCGGCGAGGGCACGGCCGTGTTCCTGAACTCGCACCTGCTGTCGGAAGTCGAGCAGGTGTGCGACCGCGTGGCGTTCGTGAAACAGGGCCGCGTGCTGCGGCAGGGCAGCATGCGGGAACTGATGGGCGGCGTCCTGCCGCTGGACGTGCGCGTGGACCACCTGCCGCCGGGCCTGCTGGAGACCCTGGCGGGCCTGGGTGAACTGCGTCACACCGATACGAACACGCCGGGCCGCGCCGACGTGGAACTGTGGCTGGACCACGAGGACGCCATTCCCGCCGTCGCCAGCGCCATTCACGCCGCCGGCGCGCGCCTGTACGCCCTGAACCCGCGCCGCCCGGACCTGGAAACCATGTTCCTGGATCTGATCGAGGATACCCCGGACAGCAGCGCCCGCACCGCCCGCCTGGGCCAGGGGGCCGCTCGTGCGTAA
- a CDS encoding AAA family ATPase has translation MNAARPAPDAWPSPADLQEAFLTRGYVADDALATALRLVVALGKPLLLEGPAGVGKTEAAKTLAGVLGTRLIRLQCYEGLDAQSALYEWNYARQLLHLRAAELGGLGGVTDEDLYSERFLMARPLLQAIREERAPVLLIDEVDRADDAFEAFLLELLAEWQITVPELGTIEARTRPHVILTSNRSRELSDALRRRCLYHWTEYPSRAQELAIVHARLPGVNETLAQQVTNAVHALRALPLGKPPGVAETLDWAAALVSLHADHLDAAGIRATLGAVLKLREDQLLAAPTLQGLAAQAAAGHQSGA, from the coding sequence GTGAACGCCGCGCGGCCCGCCCCGGACGCGTGGCCCAGTCCCGCCGACCTGCAGGAGGCCTTCCTGACGCGCGGGTACGTGGCGGACGACGCCCTGGCGACCGCGCTGCGGCTGGTCGTGGCGCTCGGTAAGCCGCTGCTGCTGGAAGGTCCGGCCGGGGTCGGGAAGACCGAGGCCGCCAAGACGCTGGCCGGCGTGCTCGGCACGCGCCTGATCCGCCTGCAATGCTACGAGGGCCTGGACGCGCAGTCGGCGCTGTACGAGTGGAACTACGCGCGGCAACTGCTGCACCTGCGCGCTGCCGAGTTGGGAGGGCTGGGCGGCGTGACCGACGAAGACCTGTACAGCGAGCGCTTCCTGATGGCCCGCCCGCTGCTGCAGGCCATCCGCGAGGAGCGCGCGCCTGTGCTGCTGATCGACGAGGTGGACCGCGCCGACGACGCCTTCGAGGCGTTCCTGCTGGAACTGCTGGCCGAGTGGCAGATCACCGTGCCGGAACTGGGCACCATCGAGGCCCGCACCCGCCCGCACGTGATCCTCACCAGCAACCGCTCGCGGGAACTGAGTGACGCGCTGCGCCGCCGCTGCCTGTACCACTGGACCGAGTACCCCAGCCGCGCGCAGGAACTGGCCATCGTCCACGCGCGCCTGCCCGGCGTGAACGAGACGCTGGCGCAGCAGGTCACGAACGCCGTGCACGCCCTGCGCGCCCTGCCGCTGGGCAAACCGCCGGGCGTGGCGGAAACGCTGGACTGGGCGGCGGCGCTGGTCAGCCTGCACGCCGATCACCTGGACGCGGCGGGCATCCGCGCGACGCTGGGCGCGGTCCTGAAACTGCGGGAGGATCAGCTGCTGGCCGCGCCGACCCTGCAGGGGCTGGCGGCGCAGGCGGCGGCGGGCCACCAGTCGGGCGCGTGA